The Cydia pomonella isolate Wapato2018A chromosome 20, ilCydPomo1, whole genome shotgun sequence genome contains a region encoding:
- the LOC133529042 gene encoding gustatory receptor for sugar taste 43a-like isoform X3, translated as MFSNPVQWTSGDNLVYYQNTRNEDVPPVCVVSGALALLLRASSYAGVCPLRFTQTHDGWRPSPSAPLAAVQRLIMTIFNALMLAAFILDICQEPGQYIRIGETTLKMFVWCSDMLLMMMIASVAVYMAPKRMNHLVHMLDQLRQVSTELKMNPSARNEKIKSIAIVFIPLWAASILIADFYSFLGPLMNGKMWYIMCMYGPYYVGNFMGILVLLQWSCAVLAVHATVVAVNDELATLRRAKFDLGPTTTLEDLLRPPKPERNTLVGCFTKPAKSPGNSMTLPQAQATIRRLAFSHERISELMRQLNASNGVFLMFVLMSTFIRLVLTPYYLLQRFDHDERILYELLLQINWTLFHVITLLLTIEPCHWTQEQRERTQILLSHLIVHLAPKCERLSKELDQFAKQILLSGAKYMPLGVYTLARPLMATILGGVTTYLVIIIQFQKISDQL; from the exons ATGTTCCTCCAGTATGCGTAGTATCGGGTGCGCTCGCGCTGCTGCTCCGGGCCTCATCATACGCCGGCGTCTGCCCGCTGCGCTTCACGCAGACCCACGATGGTTGGCGTCCTTCCCCCTCCGCCCCCCTCGCCGCCGTTCAACGTCTTATTATGACTATTTTCA ATGCGTTAATGCTGGCAGCCTTCATCCTGGACATCTGCCAAGAGCCCGGACAGTATATCCGCATCGGCGAGACGACGCTGAAAATGTTCGTTTGGTGCTCCGACatgctgctgatgatgatgatcgcCAGCGTCGCCGTCTACATGGCGCCCAAGAGGATGAACCATCTCGTTCACATGCTGGATCAGTTGCGACAG GTCAGCACGGAACTCAAAATGAATCCATCAGCAAGGAACGAAAAGATCAAAAGCATTGCAATCGTCTTCATACCTTTGTGGGCAGCCTCCATATTGATAGCAgacttttatagttttttggGCCCTTTAATGAACGGCAAAAtgt GGTACATAATGTGCATGTACGGGCCTTACTACGTTGGTAACTTCATGGGAATTCTGGTTCTTCTGCAATGGAGTTGTGCGGTGTTGGCCGTTCATGCTACCGTGGTTGCTGTTAATGACGAGCTGGCAACGTTGCGCAGAG CTAAGTTCGATTTGGGGCCAACTACAACATTGGAAGACTTGTTAAGACCACCGAAACCTGAACGCAACACACTGGTTGGCTGCTTCACAAAGCCAGCGAAGAGTCCAG GAAACTCGATGACCCTGCCACAAGCGCAAGCCACCATTCGTCGTCTCGCTTTCTCCCACGAGCGTATTAGCGAGCTCATGAGACAGCTGAACGCGTCCAACGGCGTGTTTCTGATGTTCGTGCTCATGTCTACATTTATTCGGCTGGTGCTGACTCCATACTACCTCCTGCAGAGAT TTGACCATGATGAAAGGATCCTATACGAGTTGCTACTACAAATCAACTGGACTCTGTTTCACGTCATCACACTCCTCTTGACGATAGAACCTTGTCACTGGACACAGGAGCAG AGGGAGCGCACCCAGATCCTGCTCAGCCACCTGATCGTGCACCTGGCCCCGAAGTGCGAGCGGCTCTCGAAGGAGCTGGACCAGTTTGCCAAGCAGATCCTACTCAGCGGCGCCAAGTACATGCCACTCGGTGTCTACACATTAGCACGGCCGCTCATGGCTACG ATTTTGGGTGGAGTAACCACTTACCTGGTGATAATCATCCAGTTTCAGAAGATCTCTGACCAACTTTAA
- the LOC133529042 gene encoding gustatory receptor for sugar taste 43a-like isoform X4 — protein sequence MTIFNALMLAAFILDICQEPGQYIRIGETTLKMFVWCSDMLLMMMIASVAVYMAPKRMNHLVHMLDQLRQVSTELKMNPSARNEKIKSIAIVFIPLWAASILIADFYSFLGPLMNGKMWYIMCMYGPYYVGNFMGILVLLQWSCAVLAVHATVVAVNDELATLRRAKFDLGPTTTLEDLLRPPKPERNTLVGCFTKPAKSPGNSMTLPQAQATIRRLAFSHERISELMRQLNASNGVFLMFVLMSTFIRLVLTPYYLLQRFDHDERILYELLLQINWTLFHVITLLLTIEPCHWTQEQRERTQILLSHLIVHLAPKCERLSKELDQFAKQILLSGAKYMPLGVYTLARPLMATILGGVTTYLVIIIQFQKISDQL from the exons ATGACTATTTTCA ATGCGTTAATGCTGGCAGCCTTCATCCTGGACATCTGCCAAGAGCCCGGACAGTATATCCGCATCGGCGAGACGACGCTGAAAATGTTCGTTTGGTGCTCCGACatgctgctgatgatgatgatcgcCAGCGTCGCCGTCTACATGGCGCCCAAGAGGATGAACCATCTCGTTCACATGCTGGATCAGTTGCGACAG GTCAGCACGGAACTCAAAATGAATCCATCAGCAAGGAACGAAAAGATCAAAAGCATTGCAATCGTCTTCATACCTTTGTGGGCAGCCTCCATATTGATAGCAgacttttatagttttttggGCCCTTTAATGAACGGCAAAAtgt GGTACATAATGTGCATGTACGGGCCTTACTACGTTGGTAACTTCATGGGAATTCTGGTTCTTCTGCAATGGAGTTGTGCGGTGTTGGCCGTTCATGCTACCGTGGTTGCTGTTAATGACGAGCTGGCAACGTTGCGCAGAG CTAAGTTCGATTTGGGGCCAACTACAACATTGGAAGACTTGTTAAGACCACCGAAACCTGAACGCAACACACTGGTTGGCTGCTTCACAAAGCCAGCGAAGAGTCCAG GAAACTCGATGACCCTGCCACAAGCGCAAGCCACCATTCGTCGTCTCGCTTTCTCCCACGAGCGTATTAGCGAGCTCATGAGACAGCTGAACGCGTCCAACGGCGTGTTTCTGATGTTCGTGCTCATGTCTACATTTATTCGGCTGGTGCTGACTCCATACTACCTCCTGCAGAGAT TTGACCATGATGAAAGGATCCTATACGAGTTGCTACTACAAATCAACTGGACTCTGTTTCACGTCATCACACTCCTCTTGACGATAGAACCTTGTCACTGGACACAGGAGCAG AGGGAGCGCACCCAGATCCTGCTCAGCCACCTGATCGTGCACCTGGCCCCGAAGTGCGAGCGGCTCTCGAAGGAGCTGGACCAGTTTGCCAAGCAGATCCTACTCAGCGGCGCCAAGTACATGCCACTCGGTGTCTACACATTAGCACGGCCGCTCATGGCTACG ATTTTGGGTGGAGTAACCACTTACCTGGTGATAATCATCCAGTTTCAGAAGATCTCTGACCAACTTTAA
- the LOC133529042 gene encoding gustatory receptor for sugar taste 43a-like isoform X2, which yields MITNLMIILFTNCGVLKYYFPVMFVDPDLHKDVPPVCVVSGALALLLRASSYAGVCPLRFTQTHDGWRPSPSAPLAAVQRLIMTIFNALMLAAFILDICQEPGQYIRIGETTLKMFVWCSDMLLMMMIASVAVYMAPKRMNHLVHMLDQLRQVSTELKMNPSARNEKIKSIAIVFIPLWAASILIADFYSFLGPLMNGKMWYIMCMYGPYYVGNFMGILVLLQWSCAVLAVHATVVAVNDELATLRRAKFDLGPTTTLEDLLRPPKPERNTLVGCFTKPAKSPGNSMTLPQAQATIRRLAFSHERISELMRQLNASNGVFLMFVLMSTFIRLVLTPYYLLQRFDHDERILYELLLQINWTLFHVITLLLTIEPCHWTQEQRERTQILLSHLIVHLAPKCERLSKELDQFAKQILLSGAKYMPLGVYTLARPLMATILGGVTTYLVIIIQFQKISDQL from the exons ATGTTCCTCCAGTATGCGTAGTATCGGGTGCGCTCGCGCTGCTGCTCCGGGCCTCATCATACGCCGGCGTCTGCCCGCTGCGCTTCACGCAGACCCACGATGGTTGGCGTCCTTCCCCCTCCGCCCCCCTCGCCGCCGTTCAACGTCTTATTATGACTATTTTCA ATGCGTTAATGCTGGCAGCCTTCATCCTGGACATCTGCCAAGAGCCCGGACAGTATATCCGCATCGGCGAGACGACGCTGAAAATGTTCGTTTGGTGCTCCGACatgctgctgatgatgatgatcgcCAGCGTCGCCGTCTACATGGCGCCCAAGAGGATGAACCATCTCGTTCACATGCTGGATCAGTTGCGACAG GTCAGCACGGAACTCAAAATGAATCCATCAGCAAGGAACGAAAAGATCAAAAGCATTGCAATCGTCTTCATACCTTTGTGGGCAGCCTCCATATTGATAGCAgacttttatagttttttggGCCCTTTAATGAACGGCAAAAtgt GGTACATAATGTGCATGTACGGGCCTTACTACGTTGGTAACTTCATGGGAATTCTGGTTCTTCTGCAATGGAGTTGTGCGGTGTTGGCCGTTCATGCTACCGTGGTTGCTGTTAATGACGAGCTGGCAACGTTGCGCAGAG CTAAGTTCGATTTGGGGCCAACTACAACATTGGAAGACTTGTTAAGACCACCGAAACCTGAACGCAACACACTGGTTGGCTGCTTCACAAAGCCAGCGAAGAGTCCAG GAAACTCGATGACCCTGCCACAAGCGCAAGCCACCATTCGTCGTCTCGCTTTCTCCCACGAGCGTATTAGCGAGCTCATGAGACAGCTGAACGCGTCCAACGGCGTGTTTCTGATGTTCGTGCTCATGTCTACATTTATTCGGCTGGTGCTGACTCCATACTACCTCCTGCAGAGAT TTGACCATGATGAAAGGATCCTATACGAGTTGCTACTACAAATCAACTGGACTCTGTTTCACGTCATCACACTCCTCTTGACGATAGAACCTTGTCACTGGACACAGGAGCAG AGGGAGCGCACCCAGATCCTGCTCAGCCACCTGATCGTGCACCTGGCCCCGAAGTGCGAGCGGCTCTCGAAGGAGCTGGACCAGTTTGCCAAGCAGATCCTACTCAGCGGCGCCAAGTACATGCCACTCGGTGTCTACACATTAGCACGGCCGCTCATGGCTACG ATTTTGGGTGGAGTAACCACTTACCTGGTGATAATCATCCAGTTTCAGAAGATCTCTGACCAACTTTAA